ACACAAAAAAATTGACAGACTCGTTGCCATTGATCAAATTGTGCCTGAGCTTCAGAGGTGAATGATAAAATGACTGGATTTCCATCCTGATCGAATTCTAATCGATCTAAATGATCGAAAATTTTCTGAACAGGCTCTTCCAATTCAGAAATCGAGATTCCCTCAACTAGTTCCCAAGAGGTTTTAGGTTCAGGGGAAACCATCGCCTGGAATCTTTGAATAAGTCCATTATCGCCTGATCCACCTCGAACAGTATCACGAATATGTTTGGATAAAGGTCCGGGCTGTATGCTCCCAAATATAGATAAGCAAAGCGCAGGAACAGATAATGATCCTCTGCCGATCCGATCTACATCATAATCACCTTTACCACTCCAACTTTCTAAGTAAAACTCTCGGTCATTTTCGTGACCATGTTTTTCAAAACTATTTAACCACCCGGCAAGCTCATCACGGTACAAAAGAAGACCTTCGGGATTTTCAATAAGAAGCTCTGAAAGCTTTTCTATAGTTGCGTCTTGAGTTTTATACCTTTTCCTTTTGGGTTCCTTTGGTGGTTCTTCTTCATGAAATTGGATCTTGGCTTGATCGCTATGGTTTTTGATAGCTTCTTTTAATTCCCTTTTGTAATCCTCTTCTCTGATTTTCTTTCTAATTTGCCAGGTGTCATACTCCTTTTGATGCTTCTTTATGCCTTCTTCAAAATGCGCTTTGGCTCGATTGGCAAGAACAACTAAAAAATGAAAAGCCGCATTCATAGCTGGACTTTTCATCATCGCTGGACGCCCAATACACATTCCCCATAGATTTGCAAATTCTATCCAGCGACTACCCGGTCTTAATTCTAATCCACGCTTTCGGCCGATTAGGCTTCCAACACTTACTAAAAAAGGGGTGATAACATAGTCTTCTGAAATTTGCATTTGCATCGAAACACCTTGAGCCCATTGAACAATGGGATCTGCTAGCGTATGCAAGGGGCTAGGCAGGGTTTGAAAAGATATTTCTTCGAGCGGCTGAGGGTCTGATTCAAAAATGGGATATTCAACTTCATCGGAGAAATATACATCTGCATCAATGAGATTTGAAGATGAGTATTCTAAAAAAGCTTTTTGTAATTCAGTAGAATTTGACTTTTGGATGGCGTCAAAGCCGTTCCAATCTTGAGGACAAAAAGGTTGTAGCTTTAGCCAATCGACAAGATCATCACCCTTTTTCATATCCTGAAATTTGCAGAGGAATACTTTAGAATCAGGACATGCCTTCTGAATTTCTTTGAAAACAGCCGACATGTACCAATGGCCAGGATCATCGTTGTCAGGAACTAGCACAAATTCCTGAATGTGGCGATATCTTGCAAGGATCGCCCAATCCGCTTTTTCAACGTTACTAGACCCCATCATTGAGGTAATGGCAGGTAAGTCAATAGAATGCGCAGCTGATGCGCATTTTTCTCCTTCAAAAATATAGGCTCTTGTTAGAGAATGATTCAGCAGAAGGGTTTGAATACCATATAGAGGAGAAGGAGTTGGCGCTCCTTCTTCCCAGTCTTGATTTTTAAATGAATATTGACGAAACCATTTCTTTTTTGGTTTATCAGGGTCTTGGTATCTTACAACCAAAGAGATATCTTCTCCTTTCTCATTTTTATAAGACCAGTAATAAACCCGATTTTTCTTTTCGACTATTTTGGGAAGCTCATTCATAAGCCCCCCATTTTTTGCTAAGTCTTTGACAAGCTTCTAAAAAAGGTAGTTCATATTTTTTTTGTGTATATGCGATGACGTCTCCACCACTAGCACCACACGAAAAGCACTTAAAAGCTCCATTTGAGGAGCTAATGAAGAAACTTCCTGCTTTACGATCGTTATGAAAAGGACAAAGCCCCCCTGATTTCCATTCCCCCTTTTTTCTAGTCTCGACGTCATGCCCTTCGTCGCTATAAAAATCGATGGGATCTATTAATTCTTTCAATTTCAGGGTATTAATGGATCGATGCGATTCTTTTATATACTTCATCACTATCTCCTCACTTGGCCTTCGATCCATCTTTCGAAGAGATCGCGTCGTAAATAAACTCGCTTACCAATTTTTCGAATGGCCTTTTCAAGTCCATTACGATGACGCAGCATCAAAAAATGCCTTAATTGCCCTAAAGAAAATGGATAGCGAGAATCTTCAGCGATTTGCTGAACACTTAAGTACTCATGATCATTCATAGACACCTCCCAGTGTTTGTTGAATTGGGTTAGTGTCTGTAATGATAATTAAGATGGTGGCTTTAAATTGTGTTGAGCAAATAGGCTATTTGCCCAACACGCGCAAGTTTCTGTTAATTAGAAATTTAAACAAGAAGGGAAATCCTGAAAGATACGTTTCAGTTCATTCCTTTTGTACCAAATACTCCTGATAGTTTCAAAAGAAAGTGGTATTCCTATTGACTCTAGAGCTAATCTCATGGCATCACAAAGCGAATTTTTACTTTTGTACAGTGGATCTGGATTTCTCGTGATGGATAACCCCGTATCATTTACCGATGCTAAGAGCAATACAATTTGAAAATCGCGAAAAAATGTTTCATAAAAATGTTTTCCTCGTTGTCTCTTCGGCTTACTTTTTTGATCTACATCCAGAAGAAATGATAAAAGTTTTTCCGGTACACAGCCATTTTGCTCAAGCAGTTTTTGGGCCAGTTCTTTTGCTGCCATGCAGGCAACAATGTTAGTTTTTGCCGCACACAGCAATTCTTCAATATGTTCGCCTGTGAATATAATTTTAACAAAAGGATCTTTGTCCCAAGGAGGGGCAGGACGATCAAAAAAAACATGCATAGCAAAGCAATAGTGCATACCGATAGGCAATACTTTACACCGTTGTCCACTTTGCGAAATTAATTCTATTCCTGACAAAAATATGAAATATATTTTTGATAAAGTAATGCCATCTAAACCTACGAATGCACCGCGTAAAACAAAGGAAAAATAGTTTTTTACATCTTCAAAGACAGGATCATTTGTTTGCATATGTGCCTCCTTTGAAAAGTCTTTTTTCAATATTTTCCCCGATGAAGCGCGTTGATTCGGCATCAAGGTGGGTGTAGTGATCTGTCATACTTGCTGATGAGTGTCCTAGCTGAGAACGTAGCTGTAAACCACTTGCACCTGCTTTAGCACCCATTGAACAGTAGTGATGTCTAAGTCCATGAAAGACAAAGTTTTCTATTTGAGCGGACTTAAGGGCTTTATTCCAGGATTTTTTAATATCGACTATTCCGAAGGCCGTTTTACTTGCAAATACGAGATTTTTTATTGAATCGCGCTGATCATATATTTTTTTAAGTTCTTCGATGACGCAATCGACTAGTCCAATTTTTCTCGGATGTCCATTTTTTGAATCTTTGATGTGCGCAATTCGATTATCAAAATCAATAGCATCCCATATAAGATTGAGGATTTCGCTTTTCCTCGCTCCAGTAGTTAAAGCAATTAGTACAATGCAATAGAGATAAGGACTTTTGCTT
The DNA window shown above is from Estrella lausannensis and carries:
- a CDS encoding YfjI family protein, with product MNELPKIVEKKNRVYYWSYKNEKGEDISLVVRYQDPDKPKKKWFRQYSFKNQDWEEGAPTPSPLYGIQTLLLNHSLTRAYIFEGEKCASAAHSIDLPAITSMMGSSNVEKADWAILARYRHIQEFVLVPDNDDPGHWYMSAVFKEIQKACPDSKVFLCKFQDMKKGDDLVDWLKLQPFCPQDWNGFDAIQKSNSTELQKAFLEYSSSNLIDADVYFSDEVEYPIFESDPQPLEEISFQTLPSPLHTLADPIVQWAQGVSMQMQISEDYVITPFLVSVGSLIGRKRGLELRPGSRWIEFANLWGMCIGRPAMMKSPAMNAAFHFLVVLANRAKAHFEEGIKKHQKEYDTWQIRKKIREEDYKRELKEAIKNHSDQAKIQFHEEEPPKEPKRKRYKTQDATIEKLSELLIENPEGLLLYRDELAGWLNSFEKHGHENDREFYLESWSGKGDYDVDRIGRGSLSVPALCLSIFGSIQPGPLSKHIRDTVRGGSGDNGLIQRFQAMVSPEPKTSWELVEGISISELEEPVQKIFDHLDRLEFDQDGNPVILSFTSEAQAQFDQWQRVCQFFCV
- a CDS encoding CHC2 zinc finger domain-containing protein, producing the protein MKYIKESHRSINTLKLKELIDPIDFYSDEGHDVETRKKGEWKSGGLCPFHNDRKAGSFFISSSNGAFKCFSCGASGGDVIAYTQKKYELPFLEACQRLSKKWGAYE
- a CDS encoding DNA-binding protein produces the protein MNDHEYLSVQQIAEDSRYPFSLGQLRHFLMLRHRNGLEKAIRKIGKRVYLRRDLFERWIEGQVRR